The Micromonospora sp. M71_S20 genome window below encodes:
- a CDS encoding YciI family protein, translating to MKYLMFVCTDSEPDTDRTDWPDVEAWVAENDARGRRLTGDALAETTAATTVRVRNGELLLSDGPFAETKEVIVGFDLLECADLDEAIEVARAHPMAREGRLELRPIVSLDG from the coding sequence ATGAAGTACCTGATGTTCGTCTGCACCGACAGCGAGCCGGACACCGACCGGACCGACTGGCCGGACGTCGAGGCGTGGGTCGCGGAGAACGACGCCCGGGGCCGGCGGCTGACGGGTGACGCCCTGGCAGAGACGACGGCGGCCACCACGGTCCGCGTCCGCAACGGGGAGTTGCTGCTCTCCGACGGCCCGTTCGCCGAGACCAAGGAGGTGATCGTGGGCTTCGATCTGCTGGAGTGCGCCGACCTGGACGAGGCGATCGAGGTGGCGCGCGCCCACCCGATGGCCCGTGAGGGACGGCTCGAACTGCGCCCGATCGTGAGCCTGGATGGCTGA